The genomic DNA TCCAGCTACTCTGATGGACAACTTAAGTGAAACAACCTCAGCAAACATTTAACCGAAATTTAAATGAAGCATACAATAAACTAACAACGGATGAATTTCAAGATGCTTGgctttgacattttaaagtaatttaggATACAAAATCAACAATGCGACTGGAATTATCGAAAGCGTAGCAATTGGATCTCGGCACTGCAACTGCAACTGCTCCGAGTCCCTTTATACCAACAGCTGAACGAAAACAAGTAATCATAAACACAATCACAAGGCAGGCAGCATGAAAATGGTAAAAAAGCAGTCATACCTGTGAGTATTACCAATAAGTAATTCACTAAACGCACTTTTAAAAAGCATTTCACAGTCGGCGTCGCTTTCGCTTCGCTTCCATGGAtaaaatttcaacttaaaatttcaataatatgcGAAACCTTTCTTCGCTGAAGCTGGACTGCGGGAGGGCAGATCAATCAAATTGCTAGAAATACGTTAATGACCTAATTACCCTCACAAGCAGCGTGAGCGAAGGAGACTAAACAAGATTTTGTTTTCGGCCAACCCAGCCAAGGTTTAGTGAATAAATTTACACccgttaaaatttaaaaacttaaagaCCTACCcatctattaaaataattgtcAATTAACTAAaagtattttcaaaaattaaaaattatcatactttttctcttaaatttaaaaacttaataattttcttccacctaagatttgaaaatcactattttcctaaggctttttcttctctttgacGACCATATCTCCTTTTCGCCCATcgacattttctctctctcctggtttttctcttcttttggtcTCTCATGTCGTTGTTCCTTACCTCCTTTGTTGTTGACAAAGACAAAAGACGACTAGAGAGattggagggagagagaagttgagagagagagaaaacacCAATAGCCAAAGAGGAGATGTAGTTGCTGAAGAGGGGAGAACAAACTTAAAGGGGAAATggtaacttttcaaaccttgggtaggagaaaattgttagatttttaaacctatgacacaaatgtgataattttttaaatatttttagttaaataataattttacctttcactttaacaataaattttaacatataggTGGATATTTAGGTTTGTGAATGTTAATAAGTAAGAATTTGTCTTTTACTAAAATTTGGGcggaaaataatcttttcacctttgttttttaatttaaaattttatttaagttggtTATCATTTTTAAGTCTAGTTtagaattatcatttttgaaaatagGTGAAATTCTgagtataattatattaattaaatttttaaatttgattatgatgGATGCCTTCTTATATCATAGgcaaagacttattctcacccaaagtttgatgtattAGCAAAGACTTATTATTAGTCTAtaattagttcaaatttgaggagaaattgttagatttttaaattaaggagagaaaatgatataaacttttattttttaaaatgttattattaaataacgatattacttttactttaactaaacattttaatagaaattggtTCATAGataagattttaagtttttgaaaattattaaatgtgaATTTGGATTTACACAATACCttggtaggaataagtcttttggccttttatttttaattttaaaacaatatcacATCATTGTAAAAAGGTCTTTTCCATTCTTTTACCTTGGTTTGATATGATTtgctaaatatataaattattaaaatatttattaaaaatcaaattattaaagatTATTGTGTCTTTTAAAATTAACGCTAATCAgcaaacaattaatattaaagatgTCCATTaggttgattttgaattataataaaattactgttAAACATGTGATAACGTGACATATATTCATTGCTGATGTGGTAACTCATTTCCTTATTTCAAACATAATTTGTCAAATTAACACTACCTAAGTAAGTCTCTCCATATATGCATGTGGGCACTATTCCGACATTGTAAACACACATTCTCTCATATCTCTTTTTTGGCATTCaaaaatctttcttttattttcaagatCATGAGAGTTCGCCTTTTTGAGATCCCAAGTTTGTTGTGATATCTCTTTCTCCACTAaagttgttgttgttattactTGAGGTTTATTTATAGAATGAATAAACTGATGTGTTACGATCGGTTAAAGAGGTAAGGATTGAAAATTGAACTTATTAATATGAGGAATatcaatattactttttaaGATTTCGATTACTGTTATCTAGATTTAGTTTTACTTCTTGggtagggttagggttttttttctatttcctaCTTGAGATGGGAGTATCAAATGAAACTTAGTTGAGTCTCTGGGTATATCAAAACAACCGTTAATGAGAGTTTTGAGAGTTTATAacactctaatttttttttaatttctcatatCTCATTTTTTGAGTTCAAAAatctttttcctattttcaaaattatgagaATTCATAacactttatcattttttttgtttcaaaaaaaaaaaagccctcTCTTCTGTTAAGACTGTTTGGTtagtttaaatgattttaataccCTCATCCTTTCCATACAGATTAAGCCCACTCAATATGCATAACGATTGATATACGGTGGGCCCAATTGGGGATGCTGGGTTTGGGAATATTAAtgctttttatctttgatttggatttttttttaatgttcatTCTTcggtttttcaaataatatgtgGTGGACTTGATACATATAGGAAGTGAAATTATGCCcgttataagatttaaaaaaaaaaaatggccgTTGGTGATGGTTTCCATGTGCTTAAATCAGACCAAACATACTGAATATCCTTCGCCTGCCTGCCCCTTTGTATCTTTGAATCCGTTTCATTCTTTCTCAGTATCTCTTTCTTTGatctttttaatttcaaaacttaactaTACTTGCAGATCAGTTTCTTCTCTAGCTTCACTTTGGATCTGCAAAGGCGCTTCCTCTCCTTCCCACATCGACTTGAAGCTGCGTAAGGTGAGTTCATTAGGGTTTCTGAATTTCATCACCAATGTTGCAAATTGGTTGCCATGATGATTTCTAAATGTATGAAAGCTCCTATGTATTGTTTTATGAAAGTTAATCCTGAGCGGTTACCCGAGCAACTGAAAAGATTCCTTTCGGGTTTTGTTGGAATCTCTTAatgatttgtttgtttgcttcttCCTATTAAGTTTAGTCAGAGATGCCTTTCTATCTCTAGACTATTTTCTTCCACTTCGtctgttaataaatttttctttttgtcctttttatGAAGTTCTTGAGTAAGGCAGTTGCATGCTCTTCTGATTTATAGACTCCTATGCAATTAAGTTGTTGATTCTGTTGAATAATGATTAAGAATGCAAACTGGTCTATCAAATCTaggatattataatttttggttttatctTATTGATGAATTTCTTGGACAATGAAATGTGTGTGTAAAAAGCATGTTAACCGAAGAACTTTAATGTACAACATTGTTGTGGTGCAGTTGGTATTTATGATTTGAGAAAACATGTTTTAAAGACTGCTACCTAGttcgaataattttattattttaaattatttattattataatttgttaatgacaaatttataaCCTGTTTATATTGGTGATTTATTAAATACTTTGCAGGTTGACTCTGGAGATGCACATATTCAGTTCTTTTATATGGAAGTGGTGCATTGGTTGCTGTGTGGTTGGCATCAGCAATTGTCAATGCTGTGGATTCTATGCACATATTCAGTTCTTTTATATGGAAGTGGTGCATTGGTTGCTGTGTGGTTGGCATCAGCAATTGTCAATGCTGTGGATTCTATTCCTTTGGTATGTATGCATACCCATTCTATTCCAATAGCTGACAGGGTTGGGTGACATTACACCGCTGTACCTAGCAAGCCCTTCCAATACTATCTTAGttcttgaaaaaattttagcCATGTCTAATAAATACTTGTGTGGCTGAATATATATAACGGGAAGTATTTAacaaatgtttaaaatgtttccttaaatttatttttccagGTTAGAAGTATTTGATGAGAAAATCTCCCTTTCCTTCTATTCTCCCTTAAAACTTCCTGTTTGGTATATTTCCTAtgtttttggtaatattttttcaGGTGGTCTGTTGTTGCTGATGGAACTAGCATTTCTATTAAGAGGTGTTGGTACTGAGGTGTATTGGATGACAATCTAGAAGCCGTCTGAAGAAGATGAGGTGATATACAGTTTGGAACATAAGATGTTGAATCAAGGGGTGCAGGTTATAATTTAAGTATCTTAATTATGCATTTAGCATATGtactttgtttaattaatttttatgcttttttattattattacttcttTGATTTATTTCAGTGGTTCTTGATGCTatactttcaaaattatatataactcTGGAATCTTGAATCAAGGgatatttgttttgttgttgtgAATGATGTTGCTATACTATTTCATTACTATTTTAGAATGTGAGAAGCTAGAAAAGATTTCTAATTGAAGTAGAAAATTGATGTGGTTATTAGTTTAAGGGGTTCACACTTTTGAGAGGAAAGGGAGCTCGATGCATCCTTACTTTCCACATTTATAGGCTATATAAATGAACTCTTTACTCACGAGTTATGGTACCTCTATATCAATTCTGAATAGATCAACTGAATAGATCCATACCCACCTTTGGTTTAGGTTGACCAATGACAAACATTTTTAGTTGGAACAAAATGTACCATTCCTTGAAGATGATAGGaacctctaaaattttcttgtataCTATCTTGTTGCCTTTACAAACCCCTCTAATGCCTCTCATTCTTAATAGCTTTagaatattatttcatttttgttttaatttgaagatGATAGGAACctctaaaacaaaacaaatatccCATTTTGAAATAATCTTGGCAAAAAGAGAAGTTGGACTGCTTTAAACTCAGAGgctattttcttctttccttttacAATTCTATCTCCCTTTTATACATACTTCTCTTACTTACCACACATGTTTTAGGACTCCTCAATCCAGTTTCATTCATACCATACATGTTCCATAACTTCCCAATACcatttatttcacttaaatattactcttaatcaattataattatagataaatattattctaattaaataatattaacataatattctaataatattattctaataatatttattatcctaataaatcttataatatttattatcctaatatttatcctaataaatataatatttataatatttattaggatagaatataatatttattatcccAATAAATATTATCctgattaaattatattctatcctagcataatcataattattatattaatcaatattaattaattattattattatcatctaaTCTTAATATTATACGACTCTTTGAAAACCACTTGTTCTCATCTATTTTGGTGAAATATATGGGAATGGAAAGTTATGAAACATGTATGGTACATACATATGGgcagtatatataaaaaagaactaAGATTGTAAACGGAAAGAAGAAAAGTAGTTTGAGTTTAGGACAGTCTTTGGCTAATTGTAAGGCTTACCTTGGGAGGAGCTGATACTAGTGTTGTTTCATATAAAACATTTGTTATGTTGTATTTTGGAGTTAAAGATAAACAATTGATGTCGTTGGTTTTATTTTGTCGATTCCCCTATTTTGGAGTTCGATAATCTTTGGTGCTCTTGGTTTTTAGGTGGATGATCGGTAGTTGGATGGTTCAAGATAAGGTTGGTTTGGCTGGTTTGTGAGAAATGACTTGAATTATTTAGGCTAAAGGCATGTAGGTTTGGGCTTGTATTGTTGGGTGTTCTATGGccagtaattttgtttttctcaacagattcttcttctccaataattctttttcaatattactattcatcaattaatcaaacttgAACTGATCATTTTAGTTTTGAGCTAAACTTGAATTGGTTGTTCtagatttgagccaaactaTGTCTACAAAGGAGTTATTAATCCTTATAGCTGAAACTTTTGTGGACTAATTAGTAGTAAATTACTAGGGCTTAAGCTGGTTAATATTAGATGAGAGTAGCTGGCTTATATATTTGTTGCAATTATTTGTGCTATAAATCCTTTGGTTGGTTAATTTAAGCCCAAGGTTTTGAGAAAGCCTAGGTATATGGAATGCCATTTGTGATATTAGTTGTTATGGTAtgatttatctttcattttgatggtgatttatgttattgatttCTATCTTTCTATGTCGAATTGCAAATTGCTGCTGATTTATGTTAAACTTTTTAGGTTATGTTCTCCAAGAAGTGCTTTTCTCTTTACTCGCATTGGAGTTCTAATAGTCGACCTGACTTTTATAAGGAAATTATTGTTTGTTGATTCTGATTACATCTTTTCTTATTCATGTCAGCCCGCAGTTTTGTGTGCAaccaaaattttactattttttcgGTTGATTTATAATGATTTGGGGAGAATATACAGGGGAAAATCATCACAAAGTAGGAATTGGGGTATGCAGCTTTATCTTTTTGACAAGCAACTATGGAAAATGAAGGATAATATCTACTCCTTCAGAGTATGCAACTTTTGTTATGGTGGTCAGAGAATGCAATCTTTGCatgggtaattttttaaaagcatCACGTATTAGTATTTTGTTTTCAGTCTTGACTATTATTGCAttgtgtatttgtttttttaaacctCTTATAACATTCTTTAGTTCAGGTTTAAGTTTTAAGctgttttaagtttgttttgggCTTGCTTTACTCCTTTAGTGAAAAGACATGACTACTAATCAACATTTACAATCTGTACTCTCTTCCACATTTAGcgtataaatgaatgattttaatccTGATATTATAATTCTGTAAGTAAACTAATCagtaagttattattattataatcctgacattatattaattcttttataggaGGACTACTGGTGGCCCTACAGCGCGTTCCACGAAAGGGCAATGGACTTTGGAAGAGGTGAATATGTACTTTCTATCTATAGCTTTTTTTGCCTTTCTTTAGGTTTTCAATGTCCTTCCATCTTCCTTgagattcaaaaattttattttatgtgatcttatgatgatataaaatattggcTTCATGGCATGTTGCCTTTTTGTAACACATAATGACTATTCAATCTGATGCCATCAGAGAGAGATCATGAAACTATACTAGCGTTCATATTTTATAGTGCATCAAGATTTTGTACCATTCATATTAGCTTTATTTTTGAGATGATTCATTGTATAACTGctaatgatattttaacttCAAGGGCTATTATATTTACACATGTACACAAACTgttcaattctattttattttatcttttattaacaagatggttttttattttatgttcagGATGAGATATTGCGGAAGACTCTTCAATGATTCAAGGGAAAGAACGAGAAGAAAATTGGTATGACTAGAgaagtttttgtgttttgccatctcttgattctttgatattcttttatatacacacatggtctaattgtagtttgtgtgtttttcagCGGAATGTTTCAGGGACTGGACAAATGTGCAGTGCTTACACATGGtgtgttttgctatctcttggtatGAATATGGAAGCTTTTGTGTTTTGCcatctcttgattctttgatatacacacatggtctaattgtagtttgtgtgtttttcagCAAAATGTTTCAGGGACTCGACAAATGTACAGTGCTTACGCATGGGGggttttgctatctcttggtatgaatatggaagtttttgtgttttgccatctcttgattctttgatatacacacatggtctaattgtagtttgtgtgtttttcagCAAAATGTTTCAGGGACTCGACAAATGTACAGTGCTTACGCATGGGgtgttttgctatctcttggtatgaatatggaagtttttgtgttttgctctctcttgattctttgatattcttttatatataaacacatggtctaattgtagtttgtCTGTTTTTTAGCGGAATGTTTCAGGGACTGGTCTGTACACACAAGGTCTATATACACACGGTGTGAATATgaaagtttgtgtgttttgctatctcttggtatgaatattgaagtttgtgtgttttgctcttgattctttgttattcttttatatatacacacatggtttaattgtagtttgtgttTTTCAGCAGAATGTTTCAAGGACTGGACAGATGTACAGTGCTTACATGGGTGGCAGAAAGTCTTGAATCCAGAACTAAGGAGGTAATTTATTCTAAGGAGGtaatttattctatttgtttgttatttccTTCATTAATTGCTTTCTTGTGGTGTTATGCCAACTTTTGAATTTGCTTGTTAAATCCCCTTGGTGTAAGGTGAAAGGATTAACTTATCTAGTTGCTGTAGCTTAATTTTAAGGAGATATTGTAGAAAACATATAAAGCTAGTGATGTTAGCTTTTTAGGTAGTTATGATAATTTACATTAGCTCTAaagataaaaagggaaaaatcttGCATAACTTTAAGTAGAAATATAAGCATAAGAAGGACAAGCGTATGAGCGAAGATGTGGAAGCGACATTTGAGATTTAACTACAAGAAAAATGAGAGAGACCTTTCTAACAAATTAtgttcaagaataaaaattatgtttcttaAACATCAAGTTTTGCTCATTGCTAGTTAGTTAGGTTAACACCATTGGGTTTATGATATAAGGGAgagcaattatttttatttcgaACTATGTAAGGACGCGAACTGTGTAAGGTTCACATTGCTAGTTGATTAGTTTTCATCACATTTTGCATTTGTCCTTTACGTTGGATGTTGTCAAGTTAGGTAAAAAGTTTCACACAACTAGGTTTGTGATATatttataaggaaaaacaattatttttacacGAACATCAAGTATGTGGAGAAGGTTGATAACAAGCCAACTTTAAGGATGGAAAGGGAAAAATCTTACACGATTGATAAGTAGAAATACAATTGTGAAGAGGATGTTGGGAGTTCATTTAGACTTTCAAGACTCGAAGCATGAGACCTTCACTAGTATTGAACAGGGATTTAAGTATAGAGACAAGAGGGGATACAAAGCCAAAATATGGATGAGGATGTTGAACTAAGATTCAAACATGAGAACCAAGGGGATATGAAACCAGAATGAGAATTAGTGCGTTGAATTAACTCAAAGGTTGTAGACAGAAAACAACCCactaagattttataataatttactcGAATGTTAAATATAAGGAGGAGGATAAACAGCCAAGATGAGGAGACTACATTAGCTCAAAGGTTGTAGACAGAAAACAACCCactaagattttataataatttacttgaATGTCAAATATATGGAGGAAGGTAAACAACCAAGATGAGGAGGCTACATTAGCTCTAAGGATGGAAAAGGGAAAATCTTACTCGATAGGTAAATAGAATACAAGTGTCAGAAGGACACTCATACGAAGCCAAAATTTGGATGCGACATTAGCTTTAAGATTGTAGAGAGAAAAGTTCATTTAGGCTTTCTGGACACAAAATATGAAACCTTTAttagtattaaatataaattcaagtgTAAGGACAAGGGGTTATGACCATCAAGTATGAGTAGTAGGAGGACGACAAGTCGAGATGAGGTGCCATATTTGCTCTAAGTATAGATAGggacaaagaaaaaattagtttaaacaattttttaaagattgataaaattttatcataattttttttattatacaattttagccAAAAATCTAAGTTGGATTCTAAGAAAGTATAGATCTAAATGCTCTTATTtcattagaaatttgaaaatcctTTAACAGTGAAATATCTTTCACTTTGTgctcttttaatttgttgattcttgatctattgtatttttatttaatataaaaaatactttagttTATGtcgtatttatatttttgtgttcaaatctctagaaaaaaatgaaaccatagaaatctgaaaaatttttgtGGGGTATGTCAGGTAGGTCGGTCGGTTTGAGGCCTGGCCCGACCTGCCACATTTTAAGTGGTAGGCCAGGTGCTAAGTTGGCCGCCCTACCAAAAATTTACACCAAATAAGTGATAGGTCAGGTCCTAGGTAAACTGACCTAACAATTTCACAATAAGATGGTAGGCTGGCCAACCTACCATTTGGCCTACCCCAtgtaaattttctaaatttttatagtttctttttttccagcaatttgaacaaaaaaatatagattcaatttaatttgatggatttttttcGTAAAATATATAGTAGCATTTGGATCTAAAGTCggattaaaatgttttttgtgCATGGTTTTAAAGAGTAGACAGATGTATTTTGCTTAGGTTGTTAGAGTCGAAGACAAGggtaaatatgtattaaaataaatttttggctaaaattgtataatgaaaaaatagtgATAAAGATTGTATagacatataaaaaatacacaaagTATGTGACCATCACTTGTATCAAACTATGATTTAAGAATAAGGATAAGGGGGTTACGAAGCCAAAATGAGGACGAAGTCAAAATGAGGACGAAGTGATTCAATTAACTCaaagtttgtaaaaataaaataacccacTGAGTTTCATACAAATGTAAGGACGTGAGCATCAAGTATAAGGAGAAAGAGGATTGAAAGCCAAAATGAGGAGGTCGCATTAGCTCTTAGGATAGAAAGCGAAAATCTTGCATAACTAGtaagtagaaataaaaaagtgaggACACACATACGAAGCGAAGATGAAGATGTGATATGAGCTCTAAGGTTGCGAAGAGAAGAGTTCATTTAGGCTTTCGAGATTCGAAGTATGAGACCATCACTAGTATCATACAAATATTCAACTAAAAGGACAAAGGGGATGTAAAGCCAAATTGAGGATGAGGACgttgaattaatttaaaggTTGTAAACAGAGAACAGCCtgtttagattttataataacttaagGATGTGAGCATCAAGTATATGGGAAAGGAGGATTGCAAGTCAAGATATGAAGACACATTAGCTCTaatgaaggaaaaggaaaatcttGCACTAGTGGACAAGGGGGCTGGTTTGTGAGAAATGACTTGAATTATTTAGGCTAAAGGCATGTAGGTTTGGGCTTGTATTGTTGGGTGTTCTATGgctagtaattttgtttttctccattgattcttcttcttcaataattctttttcaatattactattcatcaattaatcaaacttgAACTGATCATTTTAGTTCTGAGCTAAACTTGAATTGGTTATTCtagatttgagccaaacttgatAATTTGTTTGACTGTGTCTACAAAGGAGTTATTAATCCTTATAGCTGAAACTTTTGTGGACTAACGAGTAGTAAATTACTAGGGCTGGTTAATATTAGAAGAGAGTAgctggtttatatatttgttgcaATTATTTGTGCTATAAATCCTTTGGTTGGTTAATTTAAGCCCAAGGTTTTGAGAAAGCCTAGGTATATGGAATGCCATTTGTGATATTAGTTGTTATGGTAtgatttatctttcattttgatggtgatttatgttattgattACTATCTTTCTATGTTGAATTGCAAATTACTGCTGATTTATGTTAAGCTTTTTACATTATGTTCTCCAAGAAGTACTTTTCTCTTTACTCCCATTGGAGTTCTAATATTCAACCTGACTTTTATAAGGAAATCATTGTTTGTTGATTCTGATTACATCTTTTCTTATTCATGTCAACCTGCAGTTTTGTGTGCAaccaaaattttactattttttcgGTTGATTTATAATGATTTGAAGAGAATATACAGGGGAAAATCATCATAAAGTAGGAATTGGGGTATGCAGCTTTATCTTTTTGACAAGCAACTATGGAAAATGAAAGGATAATGTCTACTCCTTCAGAGTATGTAACTTTAGTTATGGTGGTTAGAGAATGCGATCTATGCatgggtaattttttaaaagcatcacatattagtatttttttcaGTCTTGACTATTATCGCAttgtgtatttgtttttttaaaccttttataACATTCTTTAGTTCAGGTTTAAGTTTTAAGctgttttaagtttgttttgggCTTGCTTTACTCCTTTAGTGAAAAGACATGACTACTAATCAACATTTACAATCTGTACTCTCTTCCACATTTAGcgtataaatgaatgattttaatccTGATATTATAATTCTGTAAGTAAACTAATCAgtaagttgttattattataatcctgacattatattaattcttttataggaGGACTACTGGTGGCCCTACAGCGCGTTCCACGAAAGGGCAATGGACTTTGGAAGTGGTGAATATGTACTTTCTATCTATAGCTTTTTTTGCCTTTCTTTAGGTTTTCAATGTCCTTgagattcaaaaattttattttatgtgatcttatgatgatataaaatattggcTTCATGGCATGTTGCCTTTTTGTAACACATAATGACTATTCAATCTGATGCCATCAGAGAGAGACCATGAAACTATGTTAGCGTTCATATTTTATAGTGcatcaggattttgtaccattCATATTAGCTTTATTTTTGAGATGATTCATTGTATAACTGctaatgatattttaacttCAAGGGCTATTGTATTTACACTTGTACACAAACTGTTCAgttctatattattttatcttttattaacaagatggttttttattttatgttcagGATGAGATATTGCGGAAGACTCTTCAATGATTCAAGGGAAAGAACGAGAAGAAAATTGGTATGACTAGAgaagtttttgtgttttgccatctcttgattctttgatattcttttatatacacacatggtctaattgtagtttgtgtgtttttcagCGGAATGTTTCAGGGACTGGACAAATGTGCAGTGCTTACACATGGtgtgttttgctatctcttggtatGAATATGGAAGCTTTTGTGTTTTGCcatctcttgattctttgatatacacacatggtctaattgtagtttgtgtgtttttcagCAAAATGTTTCAGGGACTCGACAAATGTACAGTGCTTACGCATGGGGggttttgctatctcttggtatgaatatggaagtttttgtgttttgccatctcttgattctttgatatacacacatggtctaattgtagtttgtgtgtttttcagCAAAATGTTTCAGGGACTCGACAAATGTACAGTGCTTACGCATGGGgtgttttgctatctcttggtatgaatatggaagtttttgtgttttgctctctcttgattctttgatattcttttatatataaacacatggtctaattgtagtttgtCTGTTTTTCAGCGGAATGTTTCAGGGACTGGTCTGTACACACATGGTCTAACACACGGTGTGAATATGAACGTTTGtgtgttttgctatctcttggtatgaatattgaagtttgtgtgttttgctcttgattctttgttattcttttatatatacacacatagtttaattgtagtttgtgttTTTCAGCAGAATGTTTCAAGGACTGGACAGATGTACAGTGCTTACATGGGTGGCAGAAAGTCTTGAATCCAGAACTAAGGAGGtaatttattctatttgtttgttatttccTTCATTAATTGCTTTCTTGTGGTGTTATGCCAACTTTTGAATTTGCTTGTTAAATCCCCATGGTGTAAGGTGAAAGGATTAACTTATCTAGTTGCTGTAGCTTAATTTTAAGGAGATATTGTAGAAAACATATAAAGCTAGTGATGTTAGCTTT from Mangifera indica cultivar Alphonso chromosome 16, CATAS_Mindica_2.1, whole genome shotgun sequence includes the following:
- the LOC123199080 gene encoding uncharacterized protein LOC123199080, producing MPVIRFKKKKWPLVMVSMCLNQTKHTEYPSPACPFVSLNPFHSFSVSLSLIFLISKLNYTCRSVSSLASLWICKGASSPSHIDLKLRKVDSGDAHIQFFYMEVVHWLLCGWHQQLSMLWILCTYSVLLYGSGALVAVWLASAIVNAVDSIPLVVCCC